The Mycolicibacterium doricum genome includes a region encoding these proteins:
- a CDS encoding arabinosyltransferase domain-containing protein → MADAQRRPLTSTPVNSGVAVGSNHRTARLIAIVAGLLGAAMALATPLLPVKQTTAELNWPQDGVLRSVDAPLIGYVPTDLTITVPCQVAAGLAGPANTGRTVLLSTVPKQAPKAVDRGLLIERVNNELLVIVRNTPVVSAPLSQVLSAECKQLMFTAHADKVTGEFVGLVEGPDDVEAGEAPGDPLRGERSGYDFRPQIVGVFTDLSGPAPPGLAFSATVDSRYSSSPTLLKLLVMFAGVALTVIALAALHILDTDDGMRHRRFLPSRWWSMRPLDGVVAAVLVWWHFVGANTADDGYILTMARVSEHAGYMANYYRWFGTPEAPFGWYYDLLALWSQVSTASVWMRLPTLLMAVACWWVISREIIPRLGHAVKANRAAAWTAAGMFLAFWLPLNNGLRPEPIIALGILLTWCSVERGVATSRLLPVAIAVIIGALTLFSGPTGIAAVGALLVAVGPLKTIVARHVARFGYLALLAPILAAGTVTAILIFRDQTLVGELQASSFKSAVGPSLSWFDEHIRYARLFTTSPDGSVARRFAVLTLLLALAVSVAMTLRKGRIPGTAAGPSRRIIGITIISFLVMMFTPTKWTHHFGVFAGLAGSLGALAAVAVGSAAMRSRRNRTMFTATVLFVAALSFATVNGWWYVSNFGVPWSNSFPEFKLGFTTILLGLSVLALLAAAWFHFSGRDTAPDDDGRWRWRRIVQSPLAIAAWLVVMLEVVSLTLAMVGQYPAWTVGRSNLEALTGKTCGLANDVMVEEDPNEGLLAPIGVPVGAALGAGSAQGFSPNGIPSDISADAVMDQTGATNFADTDGDTETGGEAGTEGGTTARAGINGSRARLPFDLDPARTPVLGSWRSGTQAPADLRSAWYRLPDRESSGPLLVVSAAGRFDPGDVVVQWSTDEGGADPEPGGSVGFADVGASPAWRNLRVPLSAIPAEATRLRLVATDDDLSPDHWIALTPPRVPELRSLQQVVGSQDPVLLDWLVGLAFPCQRPFDHRNGVIEVPQWRIMPDRFGAEANSPVMDYLGGGPLGITELLLRPTTLPTYLKDDWSRDWGALQQLTPYNRDAVPARLDLGSTTRSGLWSPAPLRH, encoded by the coding sequence ATGGCTGACGCCCAGCGCAGGCCGTTAACATCTACGCCCGTGAACTCTGGGGTTGCGGTCGGAAGCAACCACCGGACGGCGCGCCTCATCGCCATCGTCGCGGGATTGCTCGGCGCGGCGATGGCGCTGGCCACCCCGCTGCTGCCGGTGAAGCAGACGACAGCCGAGCTGAACTGGCCGCAGGACGGCGTACTGCGTAGCGTCGACGCCCCGCTGATCGGCTACGTCCCCACCGATCTGACCATCACGGTGCCGTGTCAGGTGGCCGCCGGTCTCGCCGGTCCGGCCAATACCGGCCGGACGGTGCTGTTGTCCACCGTCCCCAAGCAGGCGCCCAAGGCCGTCGACCGCGGCCTGCTGATCGAGCGGGTGAACAACGAACTGCTCGTCATCGTGCGCAACACGCCCGTCGTCTCGGCGCCGCTGAGCCAGGTGCTCAGCGCGGAGTGTAAGCAGTTGATGTTCACCGCGCACGCCGACAAGGTCACCGGTGAATTCGTCGGGCTGGTCGAGGGCCCGGATGACGTGGAAGCGGGTGAAGCTCCCGGTGACCCGTTACGGGGTGAACGCAGCGGCTATGACTTCCGGCCGCAGATCGTGGGCGTCTTCACCGACCTGTCCGGACCGGCGCCGCCCGGCCTGGCGTTCTCGGCCACCGTCGACTCCCGCTACAGCAGCAGCCCGACCCTGCTCAAACTGCTGGTGATGTTCGCCGGTGTCGCGCTGACCGTGATCGCGCTCGCTGCGCTGCACATCCTCGACACCGACGACGGGATGCGACACCGCCGGTTCCTGCCGTCGCGCTGGTGGTCGATGAGGCCGCTCGACGGGGTGGTCGCCGCCGTGCTGGTGTGGTGGCACTTCGTCGGCGCCAACACCGCCGACGACGGCTACATCCTCACCATGGCCCGGGTGTCCGAACACGCCGGCTACATGGCGAACTACTACCGCTGGTTCGGCACCCCGGAAGCCCCGTTCGGCTGGTACTACGACCTGCTCGCGCTGTGGTCGCAGGTCAGCACGGCCAGCGTGTGGATGCGGCTGCCGACGCTGCTGATGGCGGTGGCCTGCTGGTGGGTGATCAGCCGCGAGATCATCCCGCGCCTCGGACACGCCGTGAAGGCCAACCGGGCGGCGGCCTGGACGGCCGCGGGCATGTTTCTGGCGTTCTGGCTGCCGCTCAACAACGGTCTGCGTCCCGAGCCGATCATCGCGCTCGGCATCCTGCTGACGTGGTGCTCGGTGGAGCGCGGCGTGGCCACCAGCCGGCTGCTGCCGGTCGCGATCGCCGTCATCATCGGGGCGCTCACCCTGTTCTCCGGGCCGACCGGCATCGCCGCCGTCGGCGCGCTGCTGGTCGCCGTCGGACCGCTGAAGACGATCGTGGCGCGCCATGTCGCACGCTTCGGCTACCTTGCGCTGCTGGCGCCGATCCTCGCCGCGGGCACCGTCACCGCGATCCTCATCTTCCGCGACCAGACCCTGGTCGGCGAACTGCAGGCCAGCAGCTTCAAGAGCGCCGTCGGACCCAGTCTGAGCTGGTTCGACGAGCACATCCGTTATGCACGGCTGTTCACCACCAGCCCCGACGGATCGGTGGCACGCCGGTTTGCGGTGCTGACGCTGCTGCTCGCGTTGGCCGTGTCGGTGGCTATGACGCTGCGCAAGGGCCGGATCCCCGGCACCGCGGCGGGTCCCAGCCGCCGGATCATCGGCATCACGATCATCTCGTTCCTGGTGATGATGTTCACGCCCACCAAGTGGACCCACCACTTCGGGGTGTTCGCCGGACTCGCCGGATCCCTCGGTGCCCTGGCCGCCGTGGCCGTCGGCTCGGCGGCGATGCGCTCACGGCGCAACCGGACCATGTTCACGGCCACCGTGCTGTTCGTCGCAGCGCTGTCGTTCGCGACGGTCAACGGGTGGTGGTACGTCTCGAACTTCGGGGTGCCGTGGTCGAACTCGTTCCCCGAGTTCAAGTTGGGCTTCACCACGATCCTGCTCGGACTGTCGGTGCTCGCACTGCTCGCGGCCGCATGGTTCCACTTCTCCGGCCGCGACACCGCCCCCGACGACGACGGCCGCTGGCGCTGGCGCCGCATCGTGCAGTCCCCGCTGGCGATCGCCGCATGGCTGGTCGTGATGTTGGAGGTGGTGTCGCTGACGCTGGCGATGGTCGGCCAGTATCCGGCGTGGACTGTTGGCCGGTCCAACCTCGAGGCATTGACCGGTAAGACCTGCGGACTGGCCAACGACGTGATGGTCGAGGAGGACCCCAACGAAGGGCTGCTGGCTCCGATCGGTGTTCCCGTCGGCGCTGCGTTGGGCGCCGGGTCCGCCCAGGGTTTCAGTCCCAACGGCATCCCTTCGGACATCTCCGCCGACGCGGTGATGGACCAGACGGGGGCGACGAACTTCGCCGACACCGACGGCGACACCGAAACCGGCGGCGAGGCAGGCACCGAGGGCGGTACCACCGCGCGTGCAGGCATCAACGGCTCCCGGGCCCGGCTGCCGTTCGACCTCGACCCGGCCCGCACCCCCGTGCTGGGCAGCTGGCGCAGCGGCACGCAGGCGCCGGCCGACCTGCGGTCGGCGTGGTACCGGCTGCCCGACCGAGAGTCGAGTGGGCCGCTGCTCGTGGTGTCGGCGGCGGGCCGCTTCGATCCCGGTGACGTGGTCGTCCAGTGGTCCACCGACGAGGGCGGCGCCGATCCGGAGCCGGGCGGCAGCGTCGGATTCGCCGACGTCGGGGCGTCGCCGGCGTGGCGCAACCTGCGGGTGCCCCTGTCGGCGATCCCCGCCGAGGCCACCCGCCTGCGGCTGGTCGCGACCGACGACGACCTCAGCCCGGACCACTGGATTGCGCTGACCCCGCCCCGCGTCCCTGAGTTGCGTTCCCTGCAGCAGGTGGTGGGGTCGCAGGATCCGGTGCTGCTCGATTGGCTGGTCGGGCTCGCATTCCCCTGTCAGCGTCCGTTCGACCACCGCAATGGCGTCATCGAGGTGCCGCAGTGGCGGATCATGCCGGACCGCTTCGGCGCCGAGGCCAACTCGCCGGTGATGGACTACCTCGGCGGCGGCCCGCTCGGCATCACCGAACTGTTGCTGCGCCCGACGACGTTGCCGACGTACCTGAAGGACGACTGGTCCCGCGACTGGGGCGCACTGCAGCAGCTCACGCCGTACAACCGGGACGCCGTACCGGCCCGGCTGGATCTCGGTTCCACAACGCGAAGCGGCCTGTGGAGCCCGGCGCCACTGCGCCACTAG